The genomic window TCCGGTGAACTCGAGTGTCACTCCGGTGATCGATTCATACCTAGAGTCAGAACCACCCCTCCGGAGTACGACATCCGACCGCGATCGTTCGGCGAACGTCTCGCTGAGAAGATCGTCTCGGTCTCCACTCTATTTCGACACGAACCCGAGAACGTTCCGCCACGAAATAGACGAAATGAATTGTAATATTTCACCGGTATCGGCGTGTTATATAGGCGCCGTCGCTCCCTATCCACAACGCATCTGATAGTTCTATCGGGGCACAAATCGGCCGCGTATTCACGAGTTTGCTCGCTCAATGTTGAACGACAGTTGTCCCAGACGAGATTTGTATATTGAACTGTGGTACCAAAGGTGAGATTTCTAAATCTGCATTCGTGGGACGATCTAAGAATAAATACGAGTTAGCGGGCCCAGATTTGCGCTAATACTGGTCCCACAAACAGAGATAAAAACACTTAGCTCGAATAATGGGTAGATTGATTATCACCGCGTTTGATGGATATCGTATGAGCGATTCGGCGGACTCCGAACGAACCACCGTCAAAACCTACGTCCCGTCCTACCAGAAATCTGAATGGCAGTCTCACGCCGACGAGCTGGGGATGAGTCAGGCCGAGTTCGTTCGAACGATGGTCCAGGCCGGTCGAAAGGGGTTCGACGCCGATCGCGAGGAACCCCGTTCTCCGTCCTCAGACCCTGGGGGTAACGGCCTCGAAACGCGGGTTCTAAAACTACTCGAATCTGACACGTACTCCTGGGACGAACTCCTCGAGGCAGTCAGCGACGACATCGAATCGCGACTCGACGAGACGCTCGCGGAACTCCAGGCGGACAACCGAATTCGATACAGCGGTCGCCACGGTGGATACACCGCCGTCGACGGTGGTGGCGATGGCGACTGAGCGAGGTACCGACGCCCCGGCGGACGTCGCGGATCCGATCGAGTACTTCCTCGACGACCAGCGATACCACGGCAAGAGCGAACGGACGCTCGAGGCCTACGAGCGCGTCCTCCGACGGTTCGAGACGTTCCTGAGCGAGCGCTTCGACGTCGATCGGGTGGGGGCGGCACAGCGACGGGAGTGTATGGCCTGGATTCACTCCCTTCGAGGCGGGTTCGAACCGAGTACGATCGCGACCTACGCGTCGTATCTCAACCGGTTTTACGACTACATGAACCGCGTCGGTGTCTTCGACGAGAATCCGATGACCCTGGTCATGGAGGAGCTGTCCGAATCGATCGATACGAATCCGACGAGACGGGATATCTCGGTCGCGGAAATGCGGTCGTTCGTCGCCGCGATCGACCACCCGCTCGAGCGGGCCGTCGTCGTCACGCTGTTGAAAACCGGGATGCGCGTCGGCGAGTGCTGTAATCTCGACTTGCGGGATCTGAACCTCGAGACGCCGGAAATCGACTGCGAGTGGACGACGCGCGTCGGACTCGAGCGCCGGCCGTCGTCGGTGTTCGTCGCTGCGGAGCCCGCTCGCGGGACGACCGTAAACGGGGAGCGACGAACGGCGTCGAACAAACGGAAGCGAGACACGGTCGTTCCCGTCGACGACGAACTCCGACGGGCGCTGCTCGAGTGGCTGGCGATCCGTCCGGATCCCGTTTCTGACGCCGACCCGCTCTTCCTCGATACCGGTGACTCGTGGGGTGAGCGCCTGACGCCGGCGGACGTTCGGTATATCGTCGAGAAACACGCTCGAGAACGCGGCTGGTATCGCACCGGCGGCGGGACGGAAGAGAACGTCACGCCCCACTACTTCCGGCACTTCTTCACGACGCACCTACGAGATCGGACGGGAGACCGCGGAATCGTTCAGTATCTTCGGGGCGACGTCGCCGGCGACGTGATCGACACCTACACCCACAACTGGGGCGATCGAGTGCGGGAGACCTACCTCGAGCATATCTACTCCGTGACGCCTTGAGACCGATTCTCTCTGATCTTCGACCGGGCGTATCCCGTTAGCGGAA from Haloterrigena sp. KLK7 includes these protein-coding regions:
- a CDS encoding DUF5805 domain-containing protein encodes the protein MSDSADSERTTVKTYVPSYQKSEWQSHADELGMSQAEFVRTMVQAGRKGFDADREEPRSPSSDPGGNGLETRVLKLLESDTYSWDELLEAVSDDIESRLDETLAELQADNRIRYSGRHGGYTAVDGGGDGD
- a CDS encoding tyrosine-type recombinase/integrase, which translates into the protein MATERGTDAPADVADPIEYFLDDQRYHGKSERTLEAYERVLRRFETFLSERFDVDRVGAAQRRECMAWIHSLRGGFEPSTIATYASYLNRFYDYMNRVGVFDENPMTLVMEELSESIDTNPTRRDISVAEMRSFVAAIDHPLERAVVVTLLKTGMRVGECCNLDLRDLNLETPEIDCEWTTRVGLERRPSSVFVAAEPARGTTVNGERRTASNKRKRDTVVPVDDELRRALLEWLAIRPDPVSDADPLFLDTGDSWGERLTPADVRYIVEKHARERGWYRTGGGTEENVTPHYFRHFFTTHLRDRTGDRGIVQYLRGDVAGDVIDTYTHNWGDRVRETYLEHIYSVTP